One Benincasa hispida cultivar B227 chromosome 5, ASM972705v1, whole genome shotgun sequence genomic window carries:
- the LOC120078398 gene encoding uncharacterized protein LOC120078398 encodes MASNNLIFFLLPSLALLQPILAVEYTVTNNARGTLGGTRFDNIIGANYSRQTLVAATTLIWNIFKQSTAADRKYVQKISLFIDKNFEGVALTTNDEIHLGANYISSYSGDLKREITGVLYHEMTNIWQWGNSEAPGGLIEGIADYVRLKSGYIPGHWVEPGGGNWWDEGYDVTARFLDYLEGVRSGLVAELNRRLRNGYSADYFRQFLGKPVDELWAEYKTKAKYGKLDKKCDSFEIEVNGVFALQL; translated from the exons ATGGCTTCCAACAACTTAATCTTCTTTCTCTTGCCCTCTCTTGCTCTCCTACAACCCATCTTGGCCGTCGAGTACACCGTCACCAACAACGCCAGAGGCACCCTTGGCGGCACCCGCTTCGACAACATAATTGGAGCGAATTACAGCCGGCAGACGCTGGTAGCTGCCACTACTTTAATATGGAACATTTTCAAGCAAAGTACGGCTGCGGATCGGAAATATGTGCAGAAGATCAGCCTGTTTATTGATAAAAACTTCGAAGGAGTGGCGCTCACTACCAACGACGAAATTCATCTCGGCGCAAACTATATCTCAAGCTACAGTGGGGACTTGAAAAGGGAGATCACAG GAGTGTTGTACCATGAAATGACCAATATCTGGCAGTGGGGGAACTCGGAGGCGCCGGGTGGGCTGATAGAAGGGATTGCCGATTACGTACGGCTTAAATCGGGATACATTCCAGGGCATTGGGTGGAGCCAGGTGGCGGGAACTGGTGGGACGAAGGCTACGACGTGACGGCGAGATTTTTGGATTATTTAGAGGGGGTGAGAAGTGGGCTGGTGGCGGAGCTGAACCGGAGGCTGAGAAATGGCTACTCCGCCGATTACTTCCGGCAGTTTTTGGGGAAGCCGGTGGATGAGCTATGGGCTGAGTATAAGACTAAGGCCAAGTACGGGAAGCTTGATAAAAAGTGCGATAGTTTTGAAATTGAAGTCAATGGAGTTTTTGCCCTACAGCTGTAG
- the LOC120078264 gene encoding uncharacterized protein LOC120078264: MASNNLIFFLLPSLALLQSILAVEYTVTNNASGTPGGTRFDNIIGANYSRQTLAAATTLIWNIFRQSTAADRKDVQKISLFIDKNFEGVAFTTNDEIHLGANYISSYSGDLKREITGVLYHEMTNIWQWSGNLEAPSGLIEGIADYIRLKSGYIPGQWVEPGGGNRWDEGYDVTARFLDYLEGVRSGLVADLNRRLRNGYSADYFRQLLGKPVDELWAQYKTKAKYGKLNNKCNTFEIEVNGVFAL; this comes from the exons ATGGCTTCCAACAACTTAATCTTCTTCCTATTGCCCTCTCTTGCTCTCCTACAATCCATCTTGGCCGTCGAGTACACCGTCACCAACAACGCCAGTGGCACCCCTGGCGGCACCCGCTTCGACAACATAATCGGAGCGAATTACAGCCGGCAGACGCTGGCAGCTGCCACTACTTTAATATGGAACATTTTCAGGCAAAGTACGGCTGCGGATCGGAAGGATGTGCAGAAGATCAGCCTGTTTATTGATAAAAACTTCGAAGGAGTGGCGTTCACTACCAACGACGAGATTCATCTCGGCGCAAACTATATCTCAAGCTACAGTGGGGACTTGAAAAGGGAGATCACAG GAGTGTTGTACCATGAAATGACCAATATCTGGCAGTGGAGCGGAAACTTGGAGGCGCCGAGCGGGTTGATCGAAGGGATCGCCGATTACATACGACTGAAATCGGGATACATTCCGGGGCAGTGGGTGGAGCCGGGTGGCGGGAACAGGTGGGACGAAGGCTACGACGTGACGGCGAGATTTTTGGATTATTTAGAGGGGGTGAGAAGTGGTCTAGTGGCGGACCTGAACCGGAGGCTGAGAAATGGCTACTCCGCCGATTACTTCCGGCAGTTGTTGGGGAAGCCGGTGGATGAGCTGTGGGCTCAGTATAAGACTAAGGCCAAGTATGGGAAGCTTAATAACAAGTGCAATACTTTTGAAATTGAAGTCAATGGAGTTTTTGCCCTATAG